In a genomic window of Platichthys flesus chromosome 24, fPlaFle2.1, whole genome shotgun sequence:
- the ppargc1a gene encoding LOW QUALITY PROTEIN: peroxisome proliferator-activated receptor gamma coactivator 1-alpha (The sequence of the model RefSeq protein was modified relative to this genomic sequence to represent the inferred CDS: deleted 1 base in 1 codon): MEMSHRSDHLLLFFSLSLQCAALVGEDQPLCPDLPELDLSELDVSDLDADSFLGGLKWYSDQSEIISTQYGNEASNLFEKIDEENEANLLAVLTETLDSIPVDEDGLPSFEALADGDVTNASDRSCPSSPDGSPRTPEPKEPSLLRKLLLAPANSQLSYNQYTGGKAQNHAASSNHRIRPPPAVVKTESPWNGKARGGSITQNRAVRRPCTELLKYLTATDDILLHTKASEAKSTWVGAGGRDKSGLGLGASSSSSSPSSSSTSSFSSLSSVSSSSSTASKKKSTVQSQQPQQQQQQQQQPQQHHQRGESRAAGECSVAGVGAGKWQRCTRDGGVGKSEGASIPVGHRTSTCGHACPKLEHGPPSEEGGPPGDAGRLAAARFIRYMHSYSLPPREVSHSCEHCREAAGATQASKGSGRQGRSKSSVASRAAQRHITVTIRKRDGKLGHPLLSQLLTSKQRPAQYLTHIVPPKITPLPRTQGKLAGKGSESTSQAVSKVEEEEFRGTSDFKNRGVSQAEVPDSGPLWSPLALDLEKWVNQLDPGLDIGFGLELGWPIQGGCGEDVDHNDDDDDGVDDDDRVTGSPAVVLSQWPPSPLFPDTRNAEPSLPCIIQGQGHPHRQALSKHPDDQGHPLLAKPTTLPLPLTPESPNDHKGSPFENKTIECTLSVEIAGTPGLTPPTTPPHKASQENPFKASLKTKLSSCSSSALACKRARLTELGPSAPAPAPGASGGGPNRKGPEQTELYAQLSKASTALPYSATKRTAVGGLGELCSKSNNKRAAPRSYSDHDYCQASASTKKDGGTATATITSAAEMTVTSGAAAAPKPATGKVEDRHVECKDSAMPPSSSSSSSSCSPSSVASGPLAEKQQNVASVNGRAVRLQEKQTLTQTTQSPSQVAATDRDQPHPSAASRKLLCDQDIRAELNKHFGPPLQALFTPGGQEKEPGSKTNKAAALQPLQEGVDNSCSKKQPGSSFLHPGFLPFHDELEPVEGRESRFLYPWEGTPLDLLFDCPPCSPSCSPPSSCSPSRGSVSPPSSLLLSPGRPFCWTSVGSRNRSRSHSGSRSSSSHYRGRSLSSSPDRRPSSWSRHNTDSSTFRSRTHKSPHPPSRSPLSRRPRYDSYEDYQHERLKREEYRRDYEKREFERAEQRERQKQKAIEERRVVYVGRLRSNCTRTELKRRFEVFGEIEECAVNLRDDGDNFGFITYRYTCDAFAALENGHTLRRSNEPQFELCFDGQKQFCKSHYTDLDSHSDDFDPASTKSKYDSMDFDSLLREAQRSLRR, from the exons AAGATAGATGAAGAAAATGAGGCCAACTTGCTGGCAGTGCTTACAGAGACCCTGGACAGCATCCCGGTGGATGAGGACGGATTGCCTTCGTTTGAGGCCCTGGCAGATGGGGACGTGACCAATGCCAGTGACCGGAGCTGTCCCTCCTCCCCCGACGGCTCGCCGCGCACCCCAGAGCCCAAGGAGCCTTCCCTG CTGAGGAAGCTCCTTCTGGCGCCCGCAAACTCCCAGCTCAGCTATAATCAATACACAGGTGGCAAGGCACAGAACCATGCAGCCAGCAGCAACCACCGGATCAGACCACCACCTGCCGTCGTCAAG ACGGAGAGCCCCTGGAATGGTAAAGCGAGAGGGGGCTCCATCACACAGAACCGCGCGGTGAGGCGGCCTTGCACTGAGCTGCTGAAGTACCTGACGGCCACCGATGACATCCTGCTCCACACCAAAGCCAGTGAAGCCAAGAGCACGTGGGTCGGTGCCGGTGGCAGAGACAAGAGCGGCCTGGGGCTCGgcgcctcttcctcttcctcttcgccGTCCTCGTCATCCAcctcctcattctcctccctctcctccgtctcttcgTCTTCCTCCACCGCCTCCAAGAAGAAGTCAACTGTGCAGTCTCAAcaaccgcagcagcagcagcagcagcagcagcagccgcagcagcatcACCAGCGAGGTGAGAGCCGGGCTGCAGGCGAGTGTAGTGTGGCTGGTGTTGGGGCTGGGAAGTGGCAGCGGTGCACTCGCGATGGCGGTGTTGGGAAGTCGGAGGGTGCCTCTATCCCTGTCGGCCACAGAACCTCCACCTGCGGCCATGCCTGCCCCAAACTGGAGCACGGGCCGCCCAGTGAAGAAGGAGGGCCGCCAGGTGATGCGGGCCGCCTGGCCGCCGCTAGGTTCATTAGGTATATGCATTCTTATTCCCTCCCTCCCAGAGAGGTGAGTCACAGCTGTGAGCATTGCCGAGAGGCTGCGGGCGCCACTCAGGCTAGTAAGGGCTCTGGCAGGCAAGGCCGTAGCAAGAGCAGTGTTGCCAGCCGTGCAGCTCAAAGGCACATCACAGTGACTATTAGGAAAAGAGATGGGAAGCTGGGGCACCCCTTACTTAGCCAGCTGCTCACCTCCAAACAGAGGCCTGCTCAGTATCTGACCCACATTGTCCCACCTAAGATCACCCCTTTACCCAGAACTCAGGGCAAATTAGCAGGTAAGGGGTCTGAGAGTACATCCCAGGCTGTTtcaaaggtggaggaggaagagttcagAGGGACCAGTGATTTTAAAAACCGGGGAGTAAGTCAAGCTGAAGTGCCTGACTCAGGGCCTCTGTGGTCACCTCTCGCCTTAGACCTAGAGAAATGGGTTAACCAGCTAGATCCAGGGCTAGACATTGGCTTTGGACTAGAACTGGGCTGGCCAATCCAAGGGGGCTGTGGGGAGGATGTTGaccataatgatgatgatgatgatggtgttgatgatgatgaccgTGTCACGGGAAGCCCTGCAGTGGTGCTCTCACAGTGGCCACCAAGCCCACTCTTCCCAGATACTAGAAATGCAGAGCCCAGCCTTCCCTGCATCATACAAGGGCAAGGGCACCCACACAGGCAGGCGCTCAGCAAGCACCCCGACGACCAGGGCCACCCGTTGTTAG CCAAACCAACCACCTTGCCACTTCCTTTGACCCCAGAGTCTCCAAA TGACCACAAGGGATCACCGTTTGAGAACAAAACCATTGAATGCACATTAAGTGTGGAGATTGCTGGAACCCCAG GTCTGACACCACCTACCACGCCCCCACACAAAGCCAgtcaagagaatcctttcaaagcATCGCTCAAAACCAAGTTGTCTTCATGTTCCTCCTCGGCCTTGGCATGCAAAAGAGCCAGGTTGACCGAGTTGGGCCCCAGCGCTCCGGCCCCGGCCCCAGGTGCCTCAGGCGGGGGCCCCAATAGGAAGGGTCCCGAACAGACTGAGCTTTATGCCCAGCTGAGCAAAGCGTCAACCGCCCTCCCTTACTCCGCCACCAAACGCACGGCGGTGGGCGGTCTCGGGGAGCTTTGCAGCAAAAGCAACAATAAGCGGGCGGCGCCCCGGAGCTACAGTGACCATGACTATTGCCAAGCGTCAGCTAGCACTAAGAAGGACGGCGGCACAGCCACTGCTACCATTACTTCAGCAGCGGAAATGACAGTCACCTCAGGTGCCGCTGCTGCTCCCAAGCCTGCCACAGGCAAAGTGGAGGACAGGCATGTCGAATGTAAGGACTCAGCCATGCCACcgtcctcttcatcatcttcatcctcttgcTCTCCATCATCAGTTGCATCTGGTCCTTTAGCTGAGAAGCAGCAGAATGTTGCCTCTGTGAATGGAAGAGCAGTTCGGCTCCAGGAGAAGCAGACCCTAACACAAACCACCCAGAGCCCCTCACAGGTGGCCGCGACTGACAGGGACCAACCACACCCTTCTGCCGCCAGCCGGAAGCTCTTATGCGACCAAGATATTAGAGCAGAACTTAACAAGCACTTTGGCCCCCCCTTACAAGCCCTCTTTACTCCGGGTGGTCAGGAGAaagaaccaggcagcaagacaAACAAGGCTGCAGCCCTTCAGCCCCTTCAGGAGGGAGTGGACAACAGCTGCTCCAAGAAGCAGCCCGGCTCCAGCTTCCTGCACCCAGGGTTCCTGCCCTTCCATGATGAGCTTGAGCCGGTTGAGGGCCGCGAGAGTCGCTTCCTCTATCCATGGGAGGGCACCCCTCTGGACCTACTCTTTGACTGCCccccctgctctccctcctgttcCCCACCATCCAGCTGCTCCCCCTCACGAGGATCCGTCTCCccgccctcctctctcctcctctcgcccGGCAGGCCTTTCTGCTGGACCAGCGTCGGGTCCCGCAACCGTTCCCGGTCCCACTCCGGCTCCCGCAGCTCCTCCTCGCACTACCGAGGGCGCTCCCTCTCCAGCTCACCTGACAGACGTCCCTCCTCTTG gtCTCGACACAACACAGATTCAAGCACTTTTCGCTCCAGGACTCACAAGAGCCCCCACCCCCCGTCCCGATCTCCCCTCAGCCGCAGGCCAAG GTATGACAGCTACGAGGATTACCAGCACGAGAGGCTGAAGAGGGAGGAGTACCGCCGGGACTACGAGAAGCGGGAGTTCGAAAGAGCCgagcagagggagaggcagaaGCAGAAAGCAATA gaggagagacgggTGGTGTACGTGGGGCGACTGAGGTCCAACTGCACCCGGACGGAGTTGAAGCGCCGCTTTGAAGTCTTCGGCGAAATTGAAGAATGTGCCGTGAACTTGAGGGACGATGG GGACAATTTTGGCTTCATCACGTACCGCTACACTTGTGACGCCTTCGCCGCCCTTGAGAACGGACACACCTTACGCAGGTCCAACGAGCCCCAGTTCGAGCTGTGCTTTGACGGACAAAAGCAGTTCTGCAAATCGCATTACACAGACTTGG ACTCCCACTCGGACGACTTTGATCCAGCCTCCACGAAAAGCAAGTACGACTCCATGGATTTTGACAGCTTGCTGAGGGAGGCCCAGCGCAGCCTGAGAAGGTAA